A single Pseudomonas sp. DC1.2 DNA region contains:
- the rmf gene encoding ribosome modulation factor: MRRLKRDPLERAFLRGYQYGVGGKSRELCPFTLPSVRQAWINGWREGRGDNWDGMTGTAGIHRLNELHAVG; the protein is encoded by the coding sequence ATGAGAAGACTTAAGCGTGATCCTTTGGAAAGAGCATTTTTGCGCGGATATCAATATGGCGTTGGTGGCAAATCCCGTGAGCTTTGCCCATTTACTCTACCGTCGGTACGCCAAGCCTGGATTAACGGCTGGCGAGAAGGACGTGGCGACAACTGGGACGGTATGACCGGCACTGCGGGAATCCATAGACTCAACGAACTTCACGCCGTCGGCTAA
- the rlmKL gene encoding bifunctional 23S rRNA (guanine(2069)-N(7))-methyltransferase RlmK/23S rRNA (guanine(2445)-N(2))-methyltransferase RlmL produces the protein MSDQFEIFLTCPKGLEGLLIEEAVGLGLEEAREHTSAVRGMATMETAYRLCLWSRLANRVLLVLKRFPMKDAEDLYHGVLDIEWQDHMLNDGTLAVEFSGHGSGIDNTHFGALKVKDAIVDKLRTPQGDRPSIDKLNPDLRIHLRLDRGEAILSLDLSGHSLHQRGYRLQQGAAPLKENLAAAILIRSGWPRIAAEGGALADPMCGVGTFLVEAAMIAADMAPNLRREQWGFTAWLGHVPALWKKLHEEATERSAAGLAKPPLWIRGYEADPRLIQPGRNNVERAGLSEWIKIYQGEVGTFEPRPDQNQKGLVICNPPYGERLGDEASLLYLYQNLGERLRQACLNWEAAVFTGAPDLGKRMGIRSHKQYSFWNGALPCKLLLIKVTPDQFVTGERRTPEQRQVEREQAEVEVANNDVAPGKYEKYNKNGNPIKPAPVVIEQPRLSEGGQMFANRLQKNVKALGKWVKREGIDCYRVYDADMPEYSMAIDLYHDWVHVQEYAAPKSIDPEKASARMFDALAAIPQALNIDKSRVVVKRRERQSGTKQYERQAAQGKFVEVNEGGVKLLVNLTDYLDTGLFLDHRPMRMRIQKEATGKRFLNLYSYTATASVHAAKGGARSTTSVDLSKTYLDWARRNLSLNGFSDKNRLEQGDVMVWLDACRDEFDLIFIDPPTFSNSKRMEGIFDVQRDQVQLIDLAMARLAPGGVLYFSNNFRKFVLEENLTTRYAVEEITAQTVDPDFARNGKIHRAWKIMAR, from the coding sequence ATGTCCGATCAATTCGAAATCTTCCTCACGTGTCCTAAAGGCCTTGAAGGCCTGCTCATCGAGGAAGCCGTCGGGCTTGGCCTTGAAGAAGCGCGAGAGCACACCTCGGCTGTGCGCGGCATGGCGACCATGGAAACCGCTTATCGCCTGTGCCTGTGGTCGCGTTTGGCGAACCGGGTGCTGCTGGTGCTCAAGCGTTTCCCGATGAAGGACGCCGAAGACCTGTACCACGGCGTTCTGGACATCGAGTGGCAAGACCACATGCTCAACGACGGCACCCTGGCCGTCGAGTTCAGTGGCCACGGCTCTGGCATCGATAACACCCACTTTGGCGCCTTGAAGGTCAAGGATGCGATCGTCGATAAACTGCGCACGCCACAGGGCGACCGCCCGTCCATCGACAAGCTCAACCCGGACCTGCGCATTCACCTGCGCCTTGACCGTGGCGAAGCGATTCTTTCGCTCGACCTGTCCGGCCACAGCTTGCACCAGCGCGGTTACCGCTTGCAGCAGGGCGCGGCGCCGCTGAAGGAAAACCTGGCGGCAGCGATCCTTATTCGTTCCGGCTGGCCGCGCATTGCGGCCGAAGGCGGCGCGCTGGCTGACCCGATGTGCGGTGTGGGTACATTCCTCGTCGAAGCGGCAATGATCGCCGCCGACATGGCGCCTAACCTGCGTCGCGAGCAGTGGGGTTTTACTGCCTGGCTAGGTCACGTGCCGGCGCTGTGGAAAAAACTCCACGAAGAAGCCACCGAGCGTTCCGCCGCCGGTCTGGCCAAGCCGCCGCTGTGGATTCGCGGTTACGAAGCCGATCCGCGTCTGATTCAACCCGGCCGCAACAACGTCGAACGCGCTGGCCTGAGCGAGTGGATCAAAATCTACCAGGGCGAAGTCGGTACGTTTGAACCGCGCCCGGACCAGAACCAAAAAGGCCTGGTGATCTGCAACCCTCCCTACGGCGAGCGTCTGGGCGACGAGGCGAGCCTGCTTTACCTCTACCAAAACCTTGGCGAGCGCCTGCGCCAGGCGTGCCTAAACTGGGAAGCTGCCGTATTCACCGGCGCCCCGGACCTCGGCAAGCGCATGGGTATCCGCAGCCACAAACAGTATTCGTTCTGGAATGGCGCGCTGCCGTGCAAATTGCTGCTGATCAAGGTCACGCCGGACCAGTTCGTCACCGGCGAGCGTCGCACCCCGGAACAGCGTCAAGTCGAGCGCGAGCAGGCCGAGGTCGAAGTCGCCAACAACGATGTGGCGCCAGGCAAGTACGAGAAGTACAACAAGAACGGTAATCCGATCAAGCCGGCGCCGGTCGTCATCGAGCAGCCGCGCTTGAGCGAAGGCGGGCAGATGTTTGCCAACCGTTTGCAAAAGAACGTCAAGGCACTGGGCAAGTGGGTCAAGCGTGAAGGCATCGACTGCTACCGCGTCTACGATGCCGATATGCCGGAATATTCCATGGCCATCGACCTGTACCACGATTGGGTCCACGTCCAGGAATACGCCGCACCGAAATCCATTGATCCGGAAAAAGCGTCGGCGCGGATGTTCGATGCGTTGGCGGCCATTCCTCAGGCCTTGAACATCGACAAGAGCCGTGTGGTGGTCAAGCGTCGCGAGCGTCAGAGCGGCACTAAACAGTACGAACGCCAAGCCGCGCAGGGGAAATTTGTCGAGGTCAACGAAGGTGGGGTGAAGCTGTTGGTGAACCTCACTGACTACCTCGACACCGGGCTGTTCCTTGACCACCGACCAATGCGCATGCGCATCCAGAAAGAGGCGACGGGCAAGCGCTTCCTCAATCTTTATAGCTACACCGCGACCGCCAGCGTTCACGCAGCCAAGGGCGGCGCACGCAGCACCACCAGCGTTGACTTGTCGAAAACCTATCTGGACTGGGCACGCCGCAACCTGTCGTTGAACGGTTTTTCTGACAAGAATCGTCTGGAGCAAGGTGATGTGATGGTGTGGCTCGATGCCTGCCGTGACGAGTTCGACCTGATCTTTATTGATCCGCCAACCTTCTCCAATTCCAAGCGTATGGAAGGGATTTTCGACGTGCAGCGTGATCAGGTGCAGTTGATTGACCTGGCCATGGCGCGCCTGGCACCGGGCGGTGTGTTGTACTTCTCCAACAACTTCCGCAAGTTCGTGCTTGAGGAGAACCTCACCACGCGTTACGCGGTTGAGGAAATCACCGCCCAGACCGTCGATCCGGACTTCGCCCGCAACGGCAAGATCCACCGTGCCTGGAAAATTATGGCTCGCTGA
- a CDS encoding diguanylate cyclase, with product MSLHAVRPKILGFISEDVSAWLVALLALLVGGVLTGLLAWATLDLFHHQLRQRFQLLVSERYSRIEERFDDQEQRLDGLRRFFVNSETVTREEFKGYAQPLLRRTQAYSFARRITRVERSGFEREVRESGVSDFTVRELDASGQFQLAGERDDYVVVLYSQTLSRLASPLGYNLLAQPLRRATLERADELAGMAVSQPMRLVGIEPDYARGVLLVAPVVLRNSPGAPTKPYGYVMAVISMRQLLADGLPEADHDYLSVRILDLSTGDQHEVLYESPNAPANSDLAATRLLRLANRDYQVDIFPSEAFLQANHSSVSSLVVLGSLLSVMLSALLYVLVSQRQRALKLVEQRTKELRASEQALRGTHGQLRGVLNAATQVAIIATDLRGIISTFNAGAEYMLGYSSAEAVGHMTLEHLHLPRELEARAAELSARYGKTIPTAQAMLVEGGEEGGHEAREWTLVRFNGSHLTVDMLATPVLDEQGLWVGHLAICIDITERKRVHEALAARDLLLKKLSAHVPGGIYQFKSEFDGRFSVSYVSDGIREIYEIEPDVLLLNAEAIFTRIHPEDSDRVRTSIRASAESLRPWREEYRVQLPERGLRWVLGEATPEEQPGGGVLWHGYISDITDLKRVEEELRALSVTDSLTGIHNRRYFQERLTAEMARVERGGGELSVIMLDIDHFKRINDQHGHAVGDRVLQAVCERIGHRLRRSDVFCRLGGEEFMVLCPDISGEQAFGLAQELWQGLRSSPIDSVGTVTASFGIASWRMGEGADALLLRADSGVYAAKQAGRDRVEGQLS from the coding sequence ATGTCGTTGCACGCCGTGCGCCCGAAGATCCTGGGCTTTATCAGTGAAGACGTTTCGGCCTGGCTGGTCGCGTTGTTGGCGTTGCTCGTTGGGGGAGTGCTGACGGGATTGTTGGCCTGGGCAACCCTCGATTTGTTTCACCATCAATTGCGGCAACGCTTTCAACTGCTGGTCAGTGAGCGTTACAGCCGTATCGAAGAGCGTTTTGACGATCAAGAGCAGCGTCTCGACGGGCTGCGCCGCTTTTTCGTCAATTCCGAGACGGTTACCCGCGAAGAGTTCAAGGGTTACGCCCAACCGCTGTTGCGCCGGACTCAGGCGTATTCGTTCGCGCGGCGAATCACGCGGGTCGAGCGGTCTGGTTTTGAGCGTGAGGTGCGTGAATCTGGCGTGAGTGATTTTACTGTTCGTGAACTCGACGCTTCAGGGCAGTTTCAACTGGCCGGCGAGCGCGACGATTATGTGGTGGTGCTTTACAGTCAGACGCTCAGCCGGCTGGCTTCGCCGTTGGGCTACAACTTGCTGGCGCAGCCACTGCGTCGGGCCACCCTGGAGCGGGCGGACGAGTTGGCCGGCATGGCAGTGTCGCAACCCATGCGTCTGGTCGGCATCGAGCCGGACTATGCGCGTGGCGTGTTGTTGGTTGCCCCGGTGGTGTTGCGTAACAGTCCGGGCGCCCCGACGAAACCCTACGGTTATGTCATGGCGGTGATCAGCATGCGCCAGTTGTTGGCCGACGGGTTGCCGGAGGCGGACCATGATTACCTTTCGGTGCGCATTCTCGATTTGTCCACCGGGGACCAGCATGAAGTGCTCTATGAATCACCCAATGCGCCTGCCAATAGTGATTTGGCTGCGACCCGGCTGCTAAGGCTGGCCAACCGCGACTATCAAGTCGACATTTTTCCCAGCGAAGCTTTTTTGCAGGCCAACCATTCCTCGGTGAGCAGCCTGGTAGTGCTCGGCAGTTTGCTCAGCGTGATGCTCAGTGCGCTGCTGTATGTGCTGGTGAGTCAACGTCAGCGGGCGTTGAAGCTGGTGGAGCAGCGCACAAAAGAGCTGCGCGCCAGCGAGCAGGCGTTACGCGGCACTCATGGGCAATTACGCGGCGTCCTCAATGCCGCCACTCAGGTGGCGATAATTGCCACTGATTTGCGCGGCATCATCAGCACCTTCAACGCCGGTGCCGAGTACATGCTCGGCTACTCCAGCGCCGAGGCCGTGGGGCACATGACGCTGGAACACCTGCATTTGCCTCGGGAACTCGAAGCGCGCGCGGCAGAGTTGAGCGCGCGGTATGGCAAGACGATTCCGACTGCTCAGGCGATGTTGGTCGAGGGCGGAGAGGAGGGCGGTCACGAAGCGCGTGAGTGGACGCTGGTGCGCTTCAATGGCAGCCATTTAACGGTGGATATGCTCGCGACCCCGGTGCTTGATGAACAAGGCTTATGGGTCGGTCACTTGGCGATCTGCATCGACATTACTGAGCGCAAACGCGTCCATGAGGCCTTGGCGGCGCGTGATCTTTTGCTGAAGAAGCTCAGCGCTCATGTGCCTGGCGGCATCTACCAATTCAAGTCGGAGTTCGATGGGCGGTTCAGTGTGAGTTATGTCAGCGACGGTATTCGCGAGATTTATGAAATCGAGCCGGACGTCTTGCTGCTTAACGCCGAGGCAATTTTTACCCGGATTCATCCTGAGGATTCGGATCGTGTCCGCACCTCGATCCGTGCGTCGGCTGAGAGCCTTCGTCCTTGGCGTGAGGAGTATCGCGTGCAACTGCCAGAGAGAGGGTTGCGCTGGGTTCTCGGTGAGGCAACGCCCGAAGAGCAGCCGGGTGGCGGTGTGCTTTGGCATGGCTATATCAGCGATATCACCGACCTGAAACGGGTGGAAGAAGAGCTGCGGGCACTTTCAGTAACAGACTCCCTGACCGGTATCCATAACCGTCGCTACTTTCAAGAGCGGTTGACCGCTGAGATGGCCCGTGTAGAGCGTGGAGGAGGGGAGTTGTCGGTGATCATGCTCGACATCGATCACTTCAAACGCATCAACGACCAGCATGGGCACGCGGTGGGGGATCGAGTGTTGCAGGCTGTGTGTGAGCGTATCGGTCATCGCTTGCGGCGCAGTGACGTGTTTTGCCGTCTGGGGGGCGAGGAGTTCATGGTGCTATGCCCGGATATCTCCGGCGAACAGGCTTTCGGGCTGGCGCAGGAGTTGTGGCAGGGATTGCGCAGTTCGCCTATCGATAGCGTCGGCACGGTCACCGCGAGTTTCGGAATTGCCAGTTGGCGTATGGGCGAAGGTGCGGATGCGCTACTGCTGCGGGCCGACTCCGGGGTGTATGCGGCAAAGCAAGCGGGACGGGATCGGGTTGAAGGGCAGTTGAGCTGA